Genomic DNA from Quadrisphaera sp. DSM 44207:
CTCCGTCGACGACCCGGGCGAGAACCCGCACGTGAACTACGAGCCGTCGATCACGGGCGGGCTGCGCGAGGCGCAGTACCCGACGCACGACGAGCAGGGCCCCGTCATCACCGGCCGGCTCACCCGCAAGCGGATCCCGCGCACGAACGACTACACCCAGGCCGGCCAGCGGTTCCTGCTCATGGAGCCGTGGGAGCAGGACGACCTGGTGGCGAACCTCGTCGCCAACATCTCCCAGGCCGTCCGGCCGGTGCAGGAGCGCATGGTCTGGCACTTCTTCATGTGCGAGGACTCCCTGGGCCAGCGCGTCGGCGAGGGCCTGGGCATCTCCGCGGACGACGTCCGGCACCTGCCGCCGCTGGCGAGCCAGACGCTGTCCGAGGCCGAGCTCGAGCGCGCCGCGAACCTCGGCAAGAACGGCCCCCGGGACGTCGAGGGCCTGCAGATGACGCACTGCGTGCCGAACGAGCACGTCGTCGTGACCCGCTGACCGCGCGCCCGCGCCCGCCGGCGCGGCCGGCACCGCAGGGCCCCGTCCTCCTCGGAGGGCGGGGCCCTGCGCCGTCCGCCCCCTCGCGCTCACTCCCGCCTCTCCTCCGTGATCTTGCGCCTCCGGACCGGACCTGGTCCGGAGGCGCAAGATCACGGAGGAGGGGAAGCGGGTCAGGCGGCGGGGCGGAAGGTCGGGGCGATCCGGTCGAACAGCGCCCGGTCCTCCTCCCACGCCCCCTCGCGCCCGGAGAAGTACAGCGCGTACGCCTGCGCGTCGTCGACGAGCAGGTTGCGGTTGACCACGCGCGTGCTCTGCCCGTGGCGGAACTCCCACTCGGCGCCGTCCTGGTACCCCTCGAGGGCGATGCGCTCGAGGCGGATCCGCTCGTAGCCGTCGAGGCGCTCGGCGACGCTCGGCTCCTGGGCCCGCCAGTCCGCCAGCGCGTCGGGCTGCGGGGTGTCGGTCTGGTCGACGAGCAGGTAGCGGGAGGTGTCGGGGTCGCGGAAGTACACCCGGGGCCCCTCCCGCTCCGCCTGCCAGCCGGCGGGCACCGCGACGCGGAAGCCGGTCTCGTCGGTGTACGGCTCGAAGCCGTCGGGCACCTCCGCAACGGGCGTGGAGAGCTCCTCGACCGGGGACGACGCGGCGGACGGCGCTCCCGAGGACGGCGCCGCGGCCGACGGGGCCGACGGGGCCGTCGGCGCGACAGGAGCGGCCTGCGCCGGCTGCTCCTGCGAGGCGCTCGAGGTGGCCGCCGGCTCCTGCGGCGCCGCGCTGGACGCCGGCGCGGACGGCGCCGCGCCGGCGGTGTCCCGCTCGTCGTCGGCGAGCAGCGAGGCGCCGAGCACGGCGCCCAGAGCCAGCACCCCGGCGCCCGCGGCGAGCAGCGCGCCGCGCCGCCCGGTCCGTCCGGGACGCTCGGGTCGACCGGCGGGCCCGGGTCGTCCGGCGGGCTCGGGGCTCGCGGGGCGGGACGGCGGGGGCGGCGGGGGCGTCCAGCGCGGCGGTGGCGCCGCGGCGCCGGTCGCTGCGGCCCCGGTCGCCCGAGCCCCGGTCGCTGCGGCCTCCGCCTGCCTGGCGGCGGGCGCTGCGGCGACGTCGCCCGTCCACCGCGCGGCGCGCTCGAGCAGGGGGCGCGCCTGCGCCGCGGTCAGGCGCTCGTCGGGGTCCTTGCGCAGCAGCCCCTCGATCACGGGCGCCAGCGGGCCCGCGCGCGGGGCGGGCGGCACGTCGTCGGCGACCACCGCGGTGAGCACGGCCAGCGCGCCGGGCCCGTCGAAGGGGGGCCGGCCCTCCACGGCGGCGTAGAGGGTGGCCCCGAGCCCCCACAGGTCGGACGCCGGCCGGGCGGGCCCGCCGTGCGCCCGCTCCGGCGCCAGGTACGCGGGCGAGCCGAGGACGACGCCGACCTCCGTCAGCGCCGCCTCACCGGGGGCCTGGGCGATGCCGAAGTCCGCGAGCACCACCCGGCCCCCGGGGCCGCGCATGACGTTGCCCGGCTTGACGTCGCGGTGCAGCACCCCGACCGCGTGGGCGGCCTCCAGGGCGTCGAGCACCCCGAGCCCGATGCGCGCGGCCTCCTGCGGCGGCAGCGAGCCGCGCTCGTCGATGACGTCGGCGAGCGTGAGCTCCTCGAGGCGCTCCATGACGATCCACGTGCGCTCGCCCTCCTCGACGACGTCGTAGACCGTCATCACGGCGGGCGAGGCGATGGCCGCCGCGGCGCGCGCCTCGCGGCGGGTGCGCTCGACGACCACCGCCCGCTCCTGCGCCGGCAGGCCCGCCGGCGGGAGGACCTCCTTGAGGGCGACGTCGCGGCGCAGGACGTCGTCCCGGGCGGCCCACACGGTGCCCATGCCCCCGGAGCCCAGGCGCGAGGAGATCCGGTAGCGCCCCGCGACCACGCGTCCGGCGCCCTCGGTGACCACCCTGCATGCAAGCACCCGCCGCGCCGCGGTGCACATCGGCCCACGGGGACCGCCGCGGGACCGGCGGGGTCGTGCGCAGGACGGGCGGCAGGAGCACTCAGGAGCCGTCTTCGGGCCCGGTTCGCACGCAGGAGCGGCCCGGAGGCGTAGCGTTCCCGCCGTGCTGGTGAGCGAGCGCGTGTACGCGTCGCTGCGCGACGAGGTCGTCGCGGGCCACCCGCTGCCCGGCGACGACCTCGGCGGGGTCGAGCAGCCGTCCACCTGCGGGCGAGCCTGCGCAGCGTCCTCGCCGGCCTGCGCCGCGCCGAGCCCGGGACGACGCCCCCGCCCGCGCCGTCACCAGCACCCCGGCCCGCACCCCGACCTCCCGGAGCCCGCCCGTGATCCGCCACCCCGTGCGCGTGCACCCCAGCGCCGAGCCCCTGCCCCGCGAGGAGCAGCTGGCCTGGAGGATCGCCGAGCTGGCCGCCGACCGCACCGCCCCCGTGCCGGACGAGGTCGCCGACATGGTCGTCAACCGGGTGATCGACAACGCCGCCGTCGCGACGGCGGCCCTGGCCCGCGAGCCCGTGGCCGCCGCCCGCGCCCAGGCGCTCGCCCACCCGTACGACCCCGGCGCCACCGTCCTCGGTGTCCCGCAGCAGCAGCGCACCAGCCCCGAGTGGGCGGCGTGGGCCAACGGCGTCGCCGTGCGCGAGCTGGACTTCCACGACACCTTCCTCGCCGCGGACTACTCCCACCCCGGCGACAACATCCCGCCCGTGCTCGCCGTCGCCCAGCACCTGGCGCGCCGCCGGGGCCTGACCGGCGCGGACGTCGTCCGGGCCGTCGCCACCGCCTACGAGGTGCAGGTCGCGCTCGTGCGGGCGATCAGCCTGCACCGGCACAAGATCGACCACGTCGCCCACCTCGGGCCCTCCGCGGCGGCGGGCGTCGGGGCGCTGCTGGGCCTGGACGCCGCCACCACCTTCCAGGCCGTCGGGCAGGCGCTGCACACGACGACGGCGACGCGGCAGTCGCGCAAGGGCGAGATCTCCACGTGGAAGGCGCACGCGCCCGCCTTCGCCGGCAAGGTCGCCGTCGAGGCCGTGGACCGCGCGATGCGCGGGCAGACCTCCCCCACCCCGATCTACGAGGGCGAGGACGGCGTCATCGCGTGGCTGCTCGACGGGCCCGGCGCCCGCTACGAGGTGGAGCTGCCCGGCCCCGGCGAGCCGCGGCGGGCGATCCTCGACACCTACACCAAGGAGCACTCCGCCGAGTACCAGGCGCAGGCGATCATCGACCTCGCGCGGCGCCTGCGCGCGCAGCACCCGGAGGCCGCCGACCCCGACCGCGTGGCCTCGATCGTGCTGGCCACGAGCCACCACACCCACACCGTCATCGGCTCGGGCGCGAACGACCCGCAGAAGTACGACCCGAGCGCGTCGCGGGAGACCCTGGACCACTCGATCCCCTACATCCTCGCCGTCGCCCTGCAGGACGGCGCGTGGCACCACGTCGACTCCTACGCCCCCGCGCGGGCGGCCCGCCCCGACACGGTGGCGCTGTGGCGGAAGGTCACCACGACCGAGGACCCGGAGTGGACCCGCCGCTACCACTCCCCCGACCCGGCCGAGAAGGCGTTCGGGGGCCGGGTGGAGGTCACCCTCGTCGACGGCACCCGGATCGTCGACGAGATCGCCGTCGCCGACGCGCACCCGCTCGGCGCGCGCCCGTTCGCCCGGGAGCAGTACGCGGCGAAGCTGCGCGCGCTCGCGGCCGGCGTGCTCGAGGACGCCGAGGTCGAGCGCTTCCTCGACGTCGCGCAGCGCCTGCCGTCGCTCGGCCCGGACGAGCTCGCCGACCTGACCGTCACGGCGCCGCCGGGCGTCCTGGACGCCGTGCGCACCCCCGAGGGGATCTTCTGATGCTCTACTCGACGACCCCGCCGTCCGCCAAGCGCGCCGCGCTGCGCCGGCGCCTGGCGAGCGGGGAGCTGCTGCGCTTCCCCGGCGCGTTCAACCCGCTCTCGGCGCGGCTGGTGCAGGAGAAGGGCTTCGAGGGCGTCTACGTCTCCGGCGCCGTGCTGGCGGCCGACCTGGGCCTGCCCGACATCGGGCTGACGACGGCCACCGAGGTCGCCGGGCGCAGCCAGCAGATCGCCCGCGTGACCGACCTGCCGGCGCTCGTGGACGCCGACACCGGGTTCGGGGAGCCGATGAACGTCGCGCGCACCGTGCAGGCCCTCGAGGACGCCGGCGCGGCGGGCCTGCACGTCGAGGACCAGGTCAACCCCAAGCGGTGCGGGCACCTGGACGGCAAGGCCGTCGTCGACACCGCCACGGCGGTCAAGCGCATCCGCGCCGCGGTCGACGCCCGGCGCGACCCCGACCTGCTCCTCATGGCGCGCACCGACGTCCGCGGCGTGGAGGGCCTGGACGCGGCGCTGGACCGGATGAGGGCGCTCGTCGACGCCGGCGCCGACGCGATCTTCGCCGAGGCGATGGCCGACCTGCGCGAGTTCGAGGCCGTGCGCGCCGCCGTCGACGTGCCCGTGCTCGCCAACATGACCGAGTTCGGGCGCTCGGCGCTGTTCACCACCGCCCAGCTCGCGGACGTCGGCGTCAACATCGTCATCTTCCCGGTCTCGCTGCTGCGGATCGCCATGGGCGCGGCCGAGCGCGCCCTCGACGTCCTCGCCGCCGAGGGCACCCTGGAGCCGGTGGTGCCGGCGATGCAGACGCGGGCGCGCCTGTACGAGCTGGTCGACTACGGCGGCTACGAGCGCTTCGACTCCTCGGTCTTCGACTTCCCCGTCCCGGGGGCGTCGTGAGCGAGATCCGCAAGGGCCTGGCCGGCGTCGTCGTCGACACGACGGCGATCTCGAAGGTCGACCCCGAGACCAACTCGCTGCTCTACCGCGGCTACCCCGTGCAGGAGCTCGCCGCCCGCCGCGGGTTCGAGGAGGTCGCGCACCTGCTCTGGCACGGGGAGCTGCCGACGCCGGGCGAGCTGGCCGCGCTGCAGGCGGCCGAGCGCTCCTCTCGGGCGCTGCCGGACGCCGTCCGGGCCGTCGTCGACGCCCTGCCCGCGAGCGCCCACCCGATGGACGTCGTGCGCACCGCCGTCAGCGTGCTCGGCGCGAGCGACCCCACCGCCGGGGACTCCTCGGCCGAGGCCAACACCGCCAAGGCGGTGCGGCTGCTCGCGCAGCTGCCGACCGTCGTCGCGCACGTGCAGCGGCGGCGGCGCGGGCTGGAGCCGGTGCCGCCGCGCGACGACCTCGACCACGCGGCGAACTTCCTGCACATGGCGTTCGGGGCGGTGCCCGACCCGGTCGTCGTCGACGCCTTCCGCACCTCCCTCGTCCTCTACGCCGAGCACTCCTTCAACGCCTCCACGTTCACCGCGCGCGTGATCACCTCGACGCTGTCGGACCTGCACTCCGCCGTCGTCGGCGCCATCGGCGCCCTCAAGGGCCCCCTGCACGGCGGCGCGAACGAGGCCGTGATGCACGTGCTGGAGGAGGTCGGCGACGCCTCGCGCGCCGAGGCGTGGCTGGACGACGCGCTGGCCGCCGGGCGCAGGGTGATGGGCTTCGGGCACCGCGTGTACAAGCACGGCGACTCCCGCGTGCCGACGATGAAGGCGGCGCTGGACCGCCTCGTGGCCCACTACGACCGGCCCGACCTCGCGGCCCGCTACGACGCGCTGGAGCGGGCGGTGGGAGCGCGCAAGGGCATCGAGCCGAACCTGGACTACCCCTCCGGCCCGGCGTACCACCTCATGGGCTTCGACACCGAGGTCTTCACGCCGATCTTCGTCGCGGCCCGGGTGACCGGGTGGACGGCGCACGTCATGGAGCAGCTGTCGGCCAACGCCCTGATCCGCCCGCTCAGCGAGTACGTCGGGCCGGAGGAGCGCTCCCTGCCGGCGTGAGGCGCCCGCCGCTCGGTGAGCCGGACCCCGACGCCGTGCCCGAGGATGGGCGACGTGCCGGTCCCGCGCGAACCCGCCCGCGACGCCGCTGCCGAGCCCGCCGTCGACCTCAACGCCGACCTCGGCGAGGGGCTGGGGGTGTGGCGCCTGGGGGACGACGCGGCGCTGCTCGACCTGGTCAGCAGCGCCAACGTCGCCTGCGGCTTCCACGCCGGTGACGCGGCCACCCTGCTCGCCGCGTGCGAGGGCGCCGCGCGGCGCGGCGTCGCGGTGGGGGCGCAGGTCTCCTACCGCGACCTCGTCGGCTTCGGCCGCCGGTTCGTGGACTACGAGCCCGCCGACCTGACCGCCGACGTCCTCTACCAGCTGGGGGCCCTCGACGGCCTGGCCCGCGCCGCCGGCACCCGGGTGCGCTACCTCAAGCCGCACGGCGCCCTCTACCACGCCGTGGTGCACCACGAGGCGCAGGCCGCCGCCGTCGTCGAGGCGGTCCGGCGCTACGACGCGGCGCTGCCCGTGCTCGGCCCGCCCGGCTCCGCGCTGCTGCGCGCCGCGCAGGGGGCGGGGCTGCGCGCCGCGCCCGAGGCGTTCGCCGACCGCGGGTACACCCCGGCCGGCACCCTCGTGCCGCGCGGGGAGCCCGGCGCGCTGCTCGCGGACGCCGGCGAGGTCGCGGCGCGCGTGCTCGCCCTCGTCACCGAGGGCGTCGTGCGCGCCGTGGACGGCACGCCCGTGGCCGTGGCCGCCGAGTCGGTGTGCCTGCACGGCGACACCCCGGGCGCCGTGGCGATGGCGCGGGCGGTGCGCGAGCGCCTGCAGGAGGCCGGCGTTGCCGTGCGCCCCTTCGCGGGCGGCTGACGTGCGCGTCCTGCCCGTCGGCGACGCCGCGCTGCTCGTCGAGCTCGACGACCTGGCCGCCGTGCTCGCCGTCCACCGCGCGCTGAGCGCGGCGCCGCCGACCGGGGCGGTCGACCTCGTGCCCGCCGCCCGCACGGTGCTCGTGCGCGCCGGCGCGCCGGGAGCGCTCGACGCCGCCGCCGTGGCCGCCGCCGCGGGCGCCGCCCTGGCCGCGGCGGACGGCGCGGACGCCGGGGCGGACGGCGGGGCCCGCGACGTCGGCGCGGACGGCGGCGAGGTCGTGGAGGTGGTCGAGGTCCCCGTCGTCTACGACGGGGAGGACCTGGCGGAGGTGGCGCGCCGAACCGGCCTGAGCACCGCCGGCGTCGTCGCCGCGCACACCGGCTCGACGTGGACGGTCGCCTTCTCCGGGTTCGCTCCCGGCTTCGGCTACCTCGTCGGCGGCGACGAGCGGCTGCGCGTGCCCCGCCGCGCCGAGCCGCGCACCCGCGTGCCCGCCGGCGCGGTCGCCCTGGCCGGGGAGTTC
This window encodes:
- a CDS encoding serine/threonine-protein kinase yields the protein MVTEGAGRVVAGRYRISSRLGSGGMGTVWAARDDVLRRDVALKEVLPPAGLPAQERAVVVERTRREARAAAAIASPAVMTVYDVVEEGERTWIVMERLEELTLADVIDERGSLPPQEAARIGLGVLDALEAAHAVGVLHRDVKPGNVMRGPGGRVVLADFGIAQAPGEAALTEVGVVLGSPAYLAPERAHGGPARPASDLWGLGATLYAAVEGRPPFDGPGALAVLTAVVADDVPPAPRAGPLAPVIEGLLRKDPDERLTAAQARPLLERAARWTGDVAAAPAARQAEAAATGARATGAAATGAAAPPPRWTPPPPPPSRPASPEPAGRPGPAGRPERPGRTGRRGALLAAGAGVLALGAVLGASLLADDERDTAGAAPSAPASSAAPQEPAATSSASQEQPAQAAPVAPTAPSAPSAAAPSSGAPSAASSPVEELSTPVAEVPDGFEPYTDETGFRVAVPAGWQAEREGPRVYFRDPDTSRYLLVDQTDTPQPDALADWRAQEPSVAERLDGYERIRLERIALEGYQDGAEWEFRHGQSTRVVNRNLLVDDAQAYALYFSGREGAWEEDRALFDRIAPTFRPAA
- a CDS encoding MmgE/PrpD family protein; the encoded protein is MIRHPVRVHPSAEPLPREEQLAWRIAELAADRTAPVPDEVADMVVNRVIDNAAVATAALAREPVAAARAQALAHPYDPGATVLGVPQQQRTSPEWAAWANGVAVRELDFHDTFLAADYSHPGDNIPPVLAVAQHLARRRGLTGADVVRAVATAYEVQVALVRAISLHRHKIDHVAHLGPSAAAGVGALLGLDAATTFQAVGQALHTTTATRQSRKGEISTWKAHAPAFAGKVAVEAVDRAMRGQTSPTPIYEGEDGVIAWLLDGPGARYEVELPGPGEPRRAILDTYTKEHSAEYQAQAIIDLARRLRAQHPEAADPDRVASIVLATSHHTHTVIGSGANDPQKYDPSASRETLDHSIPYILAVALQDGAWHHVDSYAPARAARPDTVALWRKVTTTEDPEWTRRYHSPDPAEKAFGGRVEVTLVDGTRIVDEIAVADAHPLGARPFAREQYAAKLRALAAGVLEDAEVERFLDVAQRLPSLGPDELADLTVTAPPGVLDAVRTPEGIF
- the prpB gene encoding methylisocitrate lyase, with protein sequence MLYSTTPPSAKRAALRRRLASGELLRFPGAFNPLSARLVQEKGFEGVYVSGAVLAADLGLPDIGLTTATEVAGRSQQIARVTDLPALVDADTGFGEPMNVARTVQALEDAGAAGLHVEDQVNPKRCGHLDGKAVVDTATAVKRIRAAVDARRDPDLLLMARTDVRGVEGLDAALDRMRALVDAGADAIFAEAMADLREFEAVRAAVDVPVLANMTEFGRSALFTTAQLADVGVNIVIFPVSLLRIAMGAAERALDVLAAEGTLEPVVPAMQTRARLYELVDYGGYERFDSSVFDFPVPGAS
- a CDS encoding bifunctional 2-methylcitrate synthase/citrate synthase, coding for MSEIRKGLAGVVVDTTAISKVDPETNSLLYRGYPVQELAARRGFEEVAHLLWHGELPTPGELAALQAAERSSRALPDAVRAVVDALPASAHPMDVVRTAVSVLGASDPTAGDSSAEANTAKAVRLLAQLPTVVAHVQRRRRGLEPVPPRDDLDHAANFLHMAFGAVPDPVVVDAFRTSLVLYAEHSFNASTFTARVITSTLSDLHSAVVGAIGALKGPLHGGANEAVMHVLEEVGDASRAEAWLDDALAAGRRVMGFGHRVYKHGDSRVPTMKAALDRLVAHYDRPDLAARYDALERAVGARKGIEPNLDYPSGPAYHLMGFDTEVFTPIFVAARVTGWTAHVMEQLSANALIRPLSEYVGPEERSLPA
- a CDS encoding LamB/YcsF family protein; the protein is MPVPREPARDAAAEPAVDLNADLGEGLGVWRLGDDAALLDLVSSANVACGFHAGDAATLLAACEGAARRGVAVGAQVSYRDLVGFGRRFVDYEPADLTADVLYQLGALDGLARAAGTRVRYLKPHGALYHAVVHHEAQAAAVVEAVRRYDAALPVLGPPGSALLRAAQGAGLRAAPEAFADRGYTPAGTLVPRGEPGALLADAGEVAARVLALVTEGVVRAVDGTPVAVAAESVCLHGDTPGAVAMARAVRERLQEAGVAVRPFAGG
- a CDS encoding allophanate hydrolase subunit 1 produces the protein MRVLPVGDAALLVELDDLAAVLAVHRALSAAPPTGAVDLVPAARTVLVRAGAPGALDAAAVAAAAGAALAAADGADAGADGGARDVGADGGEVVEVVEVPVVYDGEDLAEVARRTGLSTAGVVAAHTGSTWTVAFSGFAPGFGYLVGGDERLRVPRRAEPRTRVPAGAVALAGEFTGVYPRPSPGGWQLIGRTSLPVWDAERDPPALLRPGVRVRFTAVGA